A stretch of Oncorhynchus gorbuscha isolate QuinsamMale2020 ecotype Even-year linkage group LG24, OgorEven_v1.0, whole genome shotgun sequence DNA encodes these proteins:
- the cpne4b gene encoding copine-4, whose protein sequence is MSNIYESAEATLGLCNSSCLTKVELRVACRGISDRDALSKPDPCVVLKMQSHGQWFEVDRTEVIRSSINPVFSKVFLVDFYFEEVQRLRYELHDISSAHNGLRDTDFLGAMECTLGQIVSQRKLSKVLLKQGNTTSKSSITVTSEELSGNDDYVELSFSARKLDDKDFFSKSDPFLEIFRINDDGSGSLVHRTETVMNDLSPVWKSFKVSLNTLCSGDHDRQLKCTVYDWDSNGKHDFIGEFQTTYKEIRTDLEGRQMQWDCINPKYQVKKKHYRNSGVVVLNHCKVIKMYSFLDYIMGGCQIQFTVAIDFTASNGDPGNSCSLHYIHPYQPNEYLKALVAVGEICQDYDSDKMFPVFGFGAQIPPDFKVSHDFAVNFDEDNPECSGIQGVVEAYQACLPKIQLYGPTNIAPIIQKVASSASEEMHTMEAMEYFILLILTDGVITDMADTREAIVHASHLPMSVIIVGVGNADFSDMQMLDGDDGILRSPKGEPVLRDIVQFVPFKDFKHASPAALAKSVLAEVPNQVVDYYNAKGIHPKCLSDYDESTRPFSP, encoded by the exons ATGAGTAACATCTATGAGTCTGCAGAGGCGACCCTCGGCCTGTGCAACTCTTCCTGTCTGACCAAG GTTGAGCTGAGAGTGGCTTGTCGAGGGATCTCAGACCGAGATGCCCTTTCTAAACCAGACCCCTGTGTTGTACTCAAGATGCAGTCACACGGGCAGTGGTTCGAG gtggacCGGACAGAGGTGATTCGTAGCAGTATCAATCCAGTGTTTTCCAAGGTGTTTCTGGTTGACTTCTACTTTGAGGAGGTTCAGCGTCTTCGCTATGAGCTACATGACATCAGCTCCGCTCACAATGGACTCAGAGACACAGACTTCCTCGGAGCTATGGAGTGCACGTTGGGACAA atcGTGTCCCAGAGGAAACTGTCCAAAGTGTTACTTAAACAGGGAAACACTACCAGCAAGTCCTCCATCACA GTAACATCAGAGGAGTTATCAGGTAATGATGACTACGTAGAACTCTCCTTCAGCGCTCGCAAACTAGACGACAAG GATTTCTTCAGTAAATCAGATCCGTTTTTGGAAATCTTCAGAATAAATGATGATGGCAGCGGATCACTAGTTCACAGAACTGAg ACGGTGATGAATGACCTCAGCCCGGTGTGGAAGTCATTCAAGGTCTCTCTCAACACACTATGTAGCGGAGACCATGACCGCCAACTAAAG TGCACAGTGTATGATTGGGACTCCAATGGGAAGCACGACTTCATTGGAGAGTTCCAGACCACCTATAAGGAGATACGCACAGACCTGGAAGGGAGACAG aTGCAATGGGACTGTATAAACCCTAAGTACCAGGTGAAGAAGAAACACTACAGAAACTCTGGTGTCGTCGTCCTCAACCACTGTAAG GTCATCAAGATGTATTCTTTCCTGGATTACATCATGGGAGGCTGTCAGATCCAGTTcaca gTGGCCATAGACTTTACAGCATCAAATGGAGACCCCGGAAACAGCTGTTCTCTCCACTACATCCATCCGTACCAGCCCAATGAGTACCTGAAAGCCCTGGTGGCTGTGGGAGAAATATGTCAAGACTACGACAG tgaCAAGATGTTTCCAGTTTTTGGGTTTGGAGCTCAGATCCCACCTGACTTTAAG GTGTCACACGATTTTGCCGTGAACTTTGATGAAGACAATCCGGAATGTTCCG GTATCCAGGGTGTGGTGGAAGCCTACCAGGCCTGTCTCCCTAAGATCCAGCTGTACGGACCGACCAACATTGCTCCCATCATACAGAAAGTTGCTTCTTCTGCCTCAGAGGAGATGCACACTATGGAAGCTATG gaGTATTTCATCCTATTGATCCTAACAGATGGAGTGATAACAGACATGGCTGACACTAGAGAAGCTATAGTACATGCTTCCCACCTACCCATGTCTGTCATCATAGTAGGAGTGGGAAACGCTGACTTCAGTGACATGCAGATGCTGGATGGAGACGATGGAATACTCAG GTCCCCAAAAGGAGAACCTGTTCTCAGAGACATTGTCCAGTTTGTTCCCTTCAAAGATTTCAAACAC GCGTCCCCGGCTGCGCTAGCTAAGAGTGTGCTAGCAGAGGTGCCCAATCAGGTGGTGGATTACTACAATGCCAAAGGAATCCATCCCAAATGTCTGTCTGACTACGACGAATCTACCAGACCCTTCAGCCCctga
- the dync1li1 gene encoding cytoplasmic dynein 1 light intermediate chain 1 isoform X2 produces MAASGRSTLLSSNNSGLNSTAEQPNTEDEDGQDLWSAILSEVSTHSRSKLPSGKNVLVMGEVGSGKTTLVAKLQGVEDFLKGRGLEYLYFSVHDDDIDDQTRCNAWVLDGDLYHKGLQSVAVQREALGDSLLLITVDLSRPWVAMESLQKWAAVAREHIDKLRVPPETLRELENRMARQFQEYVDPGWEESAPQRRSEEEENVLLPLGENTLTHNLGLPMVVVCTKCDAISTLEKEYDYKDEHLDFIQSYIRRFCLQYGASLLYTSVKEMKNVDLLYKYLVHRLYGFPFHYPAQLVEKDTVFIPSGWDNENKISILHENFQTLKLDDIFEEVIVKPPVRKFVHEKEIQAEDDQVFLLKLQSLLSKQPPASAGRPGESSSSRGPSGSPRTSNRSAAANVANTMPQSGQTSEGVLANFFNSLLTKKAGASPPGNSTPGTVRKSGSKLGLSDVQAELDRISCRENDETNNSNTNNPNPSTETNEEQT; encoded by the exons ATGGCGGCGTCAGGGAGGAGTACATTATTATCCTCCAACAACAGTGGACTAAACAGCACAGCCGAACAACCAAACACTGAAGACGAAGATGGACAGGATTTATG GTCTGCTATTCTGAGCGAAGTATCGACTCACTCCAGATCTAAACTACCGTCCGGGAAAAATGTGCTGGTcatgg gggaggTGGGTTCGGGGAAGACCACCCTGGTTGCTAAACTACAGGGTGTGGAGGACTTCCTGAAGGGGCGTGGCCTGGAATACCTCTACTTTAGTGTCCATGACGACGACATTGACG accaAACCAGGTGTAATGCCTGGGTGTTAGATGGGGATCTGTACCATAAAGGTCTGCAGTCTGTTGCTGTGCAACGAGAGGCGCTTGGTGACTCGTTGCTATTGATTACTGTGGACCTGTCGCGGCCGTGGGTCGCCATGGAATCGCTTCAGAAGTGGGCGGCTGTCGCTAGGGAACATATCGACAAGCTCCGGGTCCCCCCGGAAACACTGAGGGAGCTGGAGAACAGAA TGGCAAGACAGTTCCAGGAGTATGTGGATCCTGGCTGGGAGGAGAGCGCCCCccagaggaggagtgaagaggaggagaacgttctgctgccgcTCGGCGaaaacactctcacacacaaccTGGGACTACCCATGGTGGTGGTCTGCACTAAg tgcgATGCCATCAGTACGTTGGAGAAGGAGTATGACTACAAAGACGAACACCTGGACTTCATCCAGTCATACATCAGACGCTTCTGTCTACAGT ACGGGGCATCTCTGCTGTATACGTCGGTTAAGGAAATGAAGAATGTGGATCTTCTCTATAAATACCTGGTTCACAGACTTTACGGTTTCCCCTTCCACTACCCTGCTCAACTGGTGGAGAAAGACACAGTCTtcat TCCGTCAGGGTGGGATAATGAAAATAAGATATCTATCCTCCATGAGAACTTCCAAACGCTGAAACTAGACGACATCTTTGAGGAGGTCATCGTCAAACCGCCTGTCAGAAAG TTTGTTCATGAGAAGGAGATTCAGGCTGAAGATGACCAGGTGTTTCTCCTCAAACTGCAG TCGCTGCTCTCCAAACAACCTCCTGCATCTGCCGGACGACCAGGG gagtCCAGCAGTAGTAGAGGTCCCAGTGGTTCTCCCAGGACCAGTAATCGTTCAGCTGCAGCCAACGTAGCTAACACCATGCCCCAATCAG GTCAGACCAGTGAGGGGGTGCTGGCTAACTTCTTCAACAGTCTTCTGACCAAGAAGGCCGGAGCATCGCCGCCGGGCAACAGCACACCAGGGACTGTTCGCAagtcag gttctAAGCTGGGTCTGAGTGATGTCCAGGCAGAGTTGGACAGGATCAGCTGCAGAGAGAATGATGAGACCAACAACAGCAACActaacaaccctaaccccagtacTGAGACCAACGAAGAACAGACATGA
- the dync1li1 gene encoding cytoplasmic dynein 1 light intermediate chain 1 isoform X1 gives MAASGRSTLLSSNNSGLNSTAEQPNTEDEDGQDLWSAILSEVSTHSRSKLPSGKNVLVMGEVGSGKTTLVAKLQGVEDFLKGRGLEYLYFSVHDDDIDDQTRCNAWVLDGDLYHKGLQSVAVQREALGDSLLLITVDLSRPWVAMESLQKWAAVAREHIDKLRVPPETLRELENRMARQFQEYVDPGWEESAPQRRSEEEENVLLPLGENTLTHNLGLPMVVVCTKCDAISTLEKEYDYKDEHLDFIQSYIRRFCLQYGASLLYTSVKEMKNVDLLYKYLVHRLYGFPFHYPAQLVEKDTVFIPSGWDNENKISILHENFQTLKLDDIFEEVIVKPPVRKFVHEKEIQAEDDQVFLLKLQSLLSKQPPASAGRPGESSSSRGPSGSPRTSNRSAAANVANTMPQSAGQTSEGVLANFFNSLLTKKAGASPPGNSTPGTVRKSGSKLGLSDVQAELDRISCRENDETNNSNTNNPNPSTETNEEQT, from the exons ATGGCGGCGTCAGGGAGGAGTACATTATTATCCTCCAACAACAGTGGACTAAACAGCACAGCCGAACAACCAAACACTGAAGACGAAGATGGACAGGATTTATG GTCTGCTATTCTGAGCGAAGTATCGACTCACTCCAGATCTAAACTACCGTCCGGGAAAAATGTGCTGGTcatgg gggaggTGGGTTCGGGGAAGACCACCCTGGTTGCTAAACTACAGGGTGTGGAGGACTTCCTGAAGGGGCGTGGCCTGGAATACCTCTACTTTAGTGTCCATGACGACGACATTGACG accaAACCAGGTGTAATGCCTGGGTGTTAGATGGGGATCTGTACCATAAAGGTCTGCAGTCTGTTGCTGTGCAACGAGAGGCGCTTGGTGACTCGTTGCTATTGATTACTGTGGACCTGTCGCGGCCGTGGGTCGCCATGGAATCGCTTCAGAAGTGGGCGGCTGTCGCTAGGGAACATATCGACAAGCTCCGGGTCCCCCCGGAAACACTGAGGGAGCTGGAGAACAGAA TGGCAAGACAGTTCCAGGAGTATGTGGATCCTGGCTGGGAGGAGAGCGCCCCccagaggaggagtgaagaggaggagaacgttctgctgccgcTCGGCGaaaacactctcacacacaaccTGGGACTACCCATGGTGGTGGTCTGCACTAAg tgcgATGCCATCAGTACGTTGGAGAAGGAGTATGACTACAAAGACGAACACCTGGACTTCATCCAGTCATACATCAGACGCTTCTGTCTACAGT ACGGGGCATCTCTGCTGTATACGTCGGTTAAGGAAATGAAGAATGTGGATCTTCTCTATAAATACCTGGTTCACAGACTTTACGGTTTCCCCTTCCACTACCCTGCTCAACTGGTGGAGAAAGACACAGTCTtcat TCCGTCAGGGTGGGATAATGAAAATAAGATATCTATCCTCCATGAGAACTTCCAAACGCTGAAACTAGACGACATCTTTGAGGAGGTCATCGTCAAACCGCCTGTCAGAAAG TTTGTTCATGAGAAGGAGATTCAGGCTGAAGATGACCAGGTGTTTCTCCTCAAACTGCAG TCGCTGCTCTCCAAACAACCTCCTGCATCTGCCGGACGACCAGGG gagtCCAGCAGTAGTAGAGGTCCCAGTGGTTCTCCCAGGACCAGTAATCGTTCAGCTGCAGCCAACGTAGCTAACACCATGCCCCAATCAG caGGTCAGACCAGTGAGGGGGTGCTGGCTAACTTCTTCAACAGTCTTCTGACCAAGAAGGCCGGAGCATCGCCGCCGGGCAACAGCACACCAGGGACTGTTCGCAagtcag gttctAAGCTGGGTCTGAGTGATGTCCAGGCAGAGTTGGACAGGATCAGCTGCAGAGAGAATGATGAGACCAACAACAGCAACActaacaaccctaaccccagtacTGAGACCAACGAAGAACAGACATGA